The Ictidomys tridecemlineatus isolate mIctTri1 chromosome 6, mIctTri1.hap1, whole genome shotgun sequence genome includes a region encoding these proteins:
- the LOC144365241 gene encoding TBC1 domain family member 22A-like — MPLLCSLLKSTPKVPTTPVKAKRVSTFQEFESNTSDAWDAGEDDDELLAMAAESLNTEVVMETAHRVLRNHSQRQARPVLQEEPVPTQEPAPAAEPLTAPSGDLRLVKSVSESHTSCPEETASNVIPLQRSQSLPHSATTAVGGTSDMSTLGGSALSEREAYRLDKFKQLLAGPHTDLGESLQAGGRQWPF, encoded by the exons ATGCCTTTGCTTTGCAGTTTGCTCAAGTCCACACCCAAGGTGCCAACCACCCCAGTGAAGGCCAAGAGGGTCAGCACCTTCCAGGAGTTCGAGAGCAACACTAGTGATGCCTGGGATGCTGGGGAAGATGATGACGAGCTCCTGGCCATGGCGGCCGAGAGCCTGAACACTGAGGTGGTCATGGAGACAGCCCACCGCGTCCTGCGCAACCACAGCCAGCGGCAGGCCCGGCCTGTGCTGCAGGAGGAGCCAGTGCCCACGCAGGAACCAGCGCCTGCAGCAGAGCCGCTCACAGCTCCAAGCGGGGACCTCCGGCTGGTGAAGTCTGTCAGTGAGAGCCACACATCCTGTCCCGAAG AAACTGCCAGCAACGTGATCCCTCTACAGAGGTCTCAGTCTCTTCCCCACTCGGCCACCACTGCAGTAGGTGGGACGTCTGACATGAGCACCCTTGGAGGCTCTGCTCTGAGCGAGAGAGAGGCTTATCGTCTGGACAAGTTCAAGCAGTTGCTCGCGGGCCCCCACACAGATCTTGGTGAGTCCCTGCAGGCTGGAGGACGCCAGTGGCCGTTCTAA